One Plectropomus leopardus isolate mb chromosome 1, YSFRI_Pleo_2.0, whole genome shotgun sequence DNA segment encodes these proteins:
- the slc35c1 gene encoding GDP-fucose transporter 1, giving the protein MKYRTISDNLRTQLKRSGILRMALAGSETTDQDGHGETFLLRAVRIAAVVALYWFVSITMVFLNNYLLDNRELDAPLFVTFYQCVVTVGLCWLMQLLATLCPGLIDFPSVKFDLKTSREVLPLSVVFIGMITFNNLCLKHVGVAFYTVGRSLSTVFNVLLSYIILKQTTSLKAILCCGIILGGFWLGVDQEGIAGSLSWSGVFFGVIASACVSMNAIYTKKVMPAVDGNIWKLSYYNNINASVLFLPLILVFGEFGRVFSFSRLTDLGFWGMMTLGGVFGFAIGYVTGLQIKYTSPLTHNVSGTAKACAQTVIAVVYNSSSKSLLWWTSNMMVLGGSSAYTWVKSLEMKKTPHREPQDSAKEKLLPGEKGNMGV; this is encoded by the exons ATGAAATATAGAACTATCTCCGACAACTTAAG GACTCAGCTGAAACGGTCCGGTATCTTGAGGATGGCTCTCGCCGGCTCGGAAACGACGGACCAGGACGGTCACGGAGAGACTTTCCTCCTGCGGGCTGTGAGGATAGCAGCCGTGGTCGCTCTGTACTGGTTTGTTTCAATAACtatggtgtttctaaataattacCTGCTGGATAACCGGGAGCTGGACGCGCCGTTGTTCGTCACATTTTATCAGTGTGTGGTGACGGTGGGGCTGTGCTGGCTCATGCAGCTGCTGGCCACACTGTGTCCGGGACTCATCGACTTCCCCTCGGTCAAATTCGACCTGAAGACGTCCCGGGAAGTCCTCCCGCTGTCCGTCGTCTTCATCGGCATGATCACATTCAACAACCTGTGCCTGAAACATGTCGGAGTGGCTTTCTACACGGTCGGCCGGTCGCTCAGCACCGTTTTTAATGTGCTGTTATCTTATATTATCCTCAAACAGACCACTTCATTGAAAGCCATACTCTGCTGCGGGATCATACTGG GTGGATTCTGGCTCGGTGTGGACCAAGAGGGCATAGCAGGGTCCCTCTCCTGGTCAGGTGTCTTTTTTGGGGTGATTGCCAGCGCTTGCGTATCCATGAACGCCATCTACACTAAGAAGGTGATGCCAGCAGTGGATGGAAACATCTGGAAACTGTCCTACTACAATAACATTAACGCCTCCGTCCTCTTTCTCCCGCTCATCCTTGTGTTCGGAGAGTTTGGCCGCGTCTTCAGCTTCAGCCGCCTCACTGACCTCGGGTTTTGGGGCATGATGACACTCGGAGGAGTGTTTGGTTTCGCCATTGGCTACGTCACGGGCCTCCAGATCAAGTATACAAGTCCACTCACACACAATGTCTCAGGGACCGCGAAGGCCTGCGCCCAGACTGTTATTGCAGTGGTGTACAACTCCTCCAGTAAAAGCCTGCTGTGGTGGACCAGTAACATGATGGTTCTCGGTGGCTCGTCGGCGTACACGTGGGTCAAAAGTCTGGAAATGAAGAAGACTCCCCACAGAGAACCTCAGGACTCGGCCAAGGAAAAACTGCTGCCAGGGGAGAAAGGCAACATGGGAGTGTAA